In Salinisphaera sp. LB1, one genomic interval encodes:
- the ybgC gene encoding tol-pal system-associated acyl-CoA thioesterase — MADPAAAFAIGLRVYYEDTDATGVVYHANYLRYFERARTEWLESRGLGHRELAEVHGVVFTLADLSIRFRRPARLDDRLAVSAAIAERTPARVVFEQQITRDGAALVQGQFTVACVKVANFRPCRLPEALIKESR, encoded by the coding sequence ATGGCTGATCCGGCGGCGGCGTTCGCGATCGGTCTGCGCGTCTACTACGAGGACACGGACGCTACCGGTGTGGTCTACCATGCCAATTATCTGCGTTATTTCGAGCGCGCCCGTACCGAATGGCTGGAATCACGGGGCCTCGGGCATCGCGAGCTGGCCGAGGTACACGGCGTGGTCTTCACCCTGGCCGATCTGTCGATTCGTTTCCGCCGCCCGGCCCGGCTGGATGACCGTCTGGCCGTTAGTGCCGCGATTGCGGAACGTACGCCGGCGCGCGTTGTCTTCGAACAACAGATCACGCGCGATGGCGCCGCTTTAGTTCAGGGCCAATTCACGGTCGCCTGTGTAAAAGTCGCCAACTTCCGGCCGTGCCGGTTGCCTGAAGCGCTTATCAAGGAGTCGAGATGA
- the tolQ gene encoding protein TolQ codes for MNVATDMSLVSLIMQSSTLVKAVLVILLLASIASWVVIFSKRRLMKNTVAEMEWFEDRFWSGGNVKDIYEEVLRQDDHPEGMPALFKAGYEELKRQRNQGDATSADIVPSVQRAMRVALSRELERLESGLAFLATVGSISPYVGLFGTVWGIMSAFIGLGNVQQASLSMVAPGIAEALIATAMGLFAAIPAVVAYNFFTNRLEFIENRFDTFMEEMAGIVERGVHAANPIGRERAPKKTEKPEPTRTAPEL; via the coding sequence ATGAACGTCGCGACCGACATGAGTCTTGTCAGTCTCATCATGCAGTCGAGCACCCTGGTCAAGGCCGTGCTCGTGATTCTGCTGCTCGCATCGATCGCCTCATGGGTGGTGATTTTCTCCAAGCGGCGATTGATGAAAAACACGGTCGCCGAAATGGAATGGTTCGAGGATCGTTTCTGGTCCGGCGGCAATGTCAAGGACATCTACGAGGAAGTTCTTCGTCAAGACGATCATCCCGAAGGGATGCCGGCGCTGTTCAAGGCCGGTTACGAAGAACTCAAGCGCCAGCGTAATCAGGGCGACGCCACCAGCGCGGACATCGTGCCCTCGGTACAGCGGGCGATGCGGGTGGCGTTGTCGCGTGAACTCGAACGGCTGGAATCCGGTCTCGCGTTCCTGGCGACGGTCGGTTCGATCAGCCCTTATGTCGGTTTGTTCGGTACCGTCTGGGGTATCATGAGCGCGTTCATCGGGCTCGGCAACGTGCAGCAGGCGAGCCTGTCCATGGTCGCGCCCGGGATCGCGGAGGCGTTGATCGCCACCGCCATGGGTCTGTTCGCTGCCATCCCCGCGGTGGTCGCCTACAACTTCTTCACCAATCGCCTCGAGTTCATCGAGAACCGGTTCGATACCTTCATGGAAGAAATGGCGGGCATCGTCGAACGCGGGGTGCATGCCGCCAACCCCATCGGCCGTGAGCGAGCGCCGAAGAAGACGGAAAAGCCCGAGCCCACGCGCACCGCGCCGGAACTGTAA
- the tolR gene encoding protein TolR — translation MRSRKKRRLTAEINVVPYIDVMLVLLIIFMVTAPLLTTGVNVNLPKAPAKVLDMKQDHPIVLTVTANGDMSLNVGPSPDKPLSPDQITSTVSRILNQRPDAPVAVRGDGSGTYANVVRGMVLLQRAGAGHVGLITNNIDKSKHGSGG, via the coding sequence ATGAGATCGCGAAAGAAACGCCGTCTGACCGCCGAGATCAACGTCGTACCCTACATCGACGTGATGCTCGTCCTGCTGATCATCTTCATGGTCACGGCTCCGTTGTTGACCACGGGCGTGAATGTCAATCTGCCCAAGGCGCCGGCCAAGGTCCTGGACATGAAGCAGGATCATCCGATCGTGCTCACGGTAACCGCGAATGGCGACATGTCGCTCAACGTCGGCCCTTCACCGGACAAACCGTTGTCGCCGGATCAGATCACTTCGACCGTCTCCAGGATCCTCAACCAGCGCCCGGATGCCCCGGTTGCGGTACGCGGCGATGGTTCCGGCACCTATGCCAATGTCGTGCGTGGCATGGTGTTGTTGCAGCGGGCAGGCGCCGGGCACGTGGGCCTGATCACCAACAACATCGACAAATCGAAGCATGGGAGCGGCGGCTAA
- the tolA gene encoding cell envelope integrity protein TolA: MLDLLYKIGDNWRAVMLALLLHGLVATLLIFGFEFFHPAASKGNHGESIVEASVVRTRDQPAQPPAQKSKPQPEPKSQAKSDQQTEAAKQKAAQEAAAKQAKAQKEAAEKAAQAKAQKEAAEKAAQAKAQKEAAEKAAQAKAQKEAAEKAAKEKAQKEAARKAAQEKARKAAEQKAAREKAQQEAARKAKQKAAQEKARKEAEAKKKAEEAARKKKAAEEAAKKAAAEKKAREAAAKSELQKALAQEASGRQSAANRKALAAYKNAIEDKVEGNWIRPPGVSNISCKVKVKQLPGGQITDVQLLGSCGSAAIDRSVKQAIYKSDPLPTPPSDNLFQPEIEFTFRPDQ, translated from the coding sequence GTGCTGGATTTGTTGTACAAGATCGGTGACAACTGGCGTGCGGTCATGCTCGCGCTCTTGCTGCACGGGCTTGTCGCGACGTTGCTCATCTTCGGGTTCGAGTTCTTCCACCCTGCGGCCTCGAAAGGCAACCACGGCGAATCCATTGTGGAGGCCTCGGTTGTGAGGACCCGCGATCAGCCCGCCCAGCCGCCGGCGCAAAAGTCCAAGCCGCAACCGGAGCCGAAGTCTCAGGCCAAATCCGACCAGCAGACCGAAGCAGCCAAGCAGAAGGCCGCGCAGGAAGCGGCCGCCAAGCAGGCGAAGGCGCAGAAGGAAGCCGCCGAGAAGGCAGCGCAGGCGAAGGCGCAGAAGGAGGCCGCCGAAAAGGCAGCGCAGGCGAAGGCGCAGAAGGAAGCCGCCGAGAAGGCAGCGCAGGCGAAGGCACAGAAGGAGGCCGCCGAGAAGGCTGCGAAGGAGAAGGCGCAGAAGGAAGCCGCGCGGAAAGCGGCGCAGGAGAAGGCGCGAAAAGCCGCCGAGCAGAAGGCGGCTCGGGAAAAGGCGCAGCAGGAGGCCGCCCGCAAGGCGAAACAGAAAGCCGCCCAAGAGAAAGCCCGCAAGGAAGCCGAGGCGAAGAAGAAGGCCGAAGAAGCAGCCCGAAAGAAGAAAGCCGCCGAAGAAGCCGCGAAGAAAGCTGCTGCCGAGAAAAAGGCGCGTGAAGCAGCGGCTAAATCGGAACTGCAGAAGGCGCTGGCTCAGGAGGCCTCCGGTCGCCAGAGTGCGGCTAACCGGAAGGCGCTTGCGGCCTACAAGAACGCGATCGAAGATAAGGTGGAGGGCAACTGGATTCGTCCGCCCGGCGTCTCTAATATCTCGTGCAAGGTCAAAGTCAAACAGTTGCCCGGTGGCCAGATCACCGATGTGCAGCTGCTCGGGTCTTGCGGTAGCGCGGCGATCGATCGGTCGGTCAAGCAGGCCATCTACAAATCCGATCCGCTGCCGACACCGCCGTCGGACAATCTGTTTCAGCCAGAAATCGAGTTTACCTTCAGGCCGGACCAATGA
- the tolB gene encoding Tol-Pal system beta propeller repeat protein TolB, producing MKYRNLHSLVVGFATLCLMALAISPAQAALQVDITKSSNSAIPIAIAPFGSGQSQKLPVDVAKIASRDLASTGLFKMFPRSNMLAHPSSPDQVNYDNWRTQNVDNLVVGSASPNGQGGYKITFSLLDVAQGQSVASYQLNAGANQLRQAGHTIANLIYQRFTGKKGYFLSRIAYVTVTGSSADHRKFRLVVSDYDGSHPSTVYSSQDPIMSPAWSPDGSKLAYVAFNVYKGVSSVRVQDLATGHVRTITSGSGVNGAPAWSPDGKRLALTKSTNGNSNIYVYNLSTGKMRQLTHDSAIDTEAAWSPDGQNIAFTSDRGGQPQIYEMSSQGGQVQRLTYDGQSNQRPDFSPDGKSLAMVQKSGNGFRIAVMNLANNNVRIVSDGPLDDSPAFAPNGQAILYATQGSSNSLATVSVDGKAKSTLSQAGEVREPAWGPFGN from the coding sequence ATGAAATACAGAAATCTTCACTCGCTCGTTGTCGGTTTCGCGACCCTGTGCCTGATGGCCCTCGCGATATCTCCGGCGCAGGCTGCGCTGCAGGTGGATATCACCAAGAGCTCGAATAGCGCTATTCCAATCGCGATTGCGCCGTTCGGCTCCGGTCAGAGCCAGAAACTGCCGGTCGACGTGGCCAAGATCGCGAGCCGCGACCTGGCGTCGACCGGGTTGTTCAAGATGTTCCCGCGCAGCAACATGCTGGCGCATCCGAGTTCGCCGGATCAGGTCAACTACGATAATTGGCGCACTCAGAACGTGGACAATCTGGTGGTGGGTTCGGCCTCGCCGAACGGCCAGGGCGGCTACAAGATCACCTTCAGCCTGCTGGATGTGGCCCAGGGGCAGTCGGTGGCCAGTTATCAGCTCAATGCCGGGGCCAATCAGTTACGCCAGGCCGGGCATACCATCGCAAACCTGATCTATCAGCGATTCACCGGCAAGAAGGGCTACTTCCTCTCGCGCATCGCCTACGTGACGGTCACCGGCAGCTCGGCTGACCATCGCAAATTCCGTCTGGTGGTTTCGGATTACGACGGTAGTCATCCCAGCACTGTCTACTCCTCGCAGGACCCGATCATGTCGCCAGCGTGGTCGCCTGACGGCAGCAAGCTCGCTTACGTGGCCTTCAATGTCTACAAGGGCGTCAGCAGCGTCCGGGTCCAGGATCTGGCCACCGGCCACGTCCGCACGATCACTTCGGGGTCCGGGGTCAATGGCGCCCCGGCATGGTCGCCGGATGGCAAACGGCTCGCGCTGACGAAGTCGACCAACGGCAACAGCAATATTTACGTCTACAACCTGTCGACCGGCAAGATGCGGCAACTGACCCACGACAGCGCGATCGATACCGAGGCGGCGTGGTCACCTGATGGGCAGAACATCGCATTCACCTCGGATCGGGGTGGCCAGCCCCAGATCTACGAAATGAGCAGCCAGGGTGGGCAGGTGCAGCGCCTGACTTACGACGGCCAGAGTAACCAACGCCCGGATTTCTCGCCTGATGGCAAATCGCTGGCCATGGTTCAGAAGAGCGGCAACGGTTTTCGCATTGCGGTGATGAACCTTGCCAACAATAATGTGCGCATCGTGAGCGACGGGCCGCTGGACGATAGTCCGGCCTTCGCACCCAATGGCCAGGCCATCCTCTACGCGACCCAGGGCAGCAGCAATTCACTGGCGACTGTTTCGGTCGATGGCAAGGCGAAATCCACGCTTTCCCAGGCCGGCGAAGTTCGCGAGCCCGCGTGGGGC